From a region of the Geothrix sp. 21YS21S-2 genome:
- a CDS encoding GNAT family N-acetyltransferase, whose translation MPGPSRSRSRPSPASAVIREMSLADLPAVFALGERLFPADKWPALYRTWDEYELAVHFASDGETCLVAELEGAVVGFALGTVLEKRGSAWSYGYLLWLGVDEDIARKGIAARLLERITEVFIKLGARMIMVDTDAENEAALGFFRKQGFGQETPHVFLSRNLTYDPDYIRHRDGPPPKRRKPAPASRPNYAPGKG comes from the coding sequence ATGCCCGGCCCGTCCCGTTCCCGATCCCGTCCCAGTCCCGCCAGCGCGGTCATCCGGGAGATGTCCCTGGCGGACCTCCCCGCCGTCTTCGCCCTGGGGGAGCGCCTGTTCCCCGCCGACAAGTGGCCGGCGCTCTACCGCACCTGGGACGAGTACGAGCTGGCCGTGCACTTCGCCTCCGACGGCGAGACCTGCCTGGTGGCGGAACTGGAGGGCGCCGTGGTGGGCTTCGCCCTGGGCACGGTCCTGGAGAAGCGCGGGAGCGCCTGGAGCTACGGCTACCTGCTGTGGCTGGGCGTGGACGAGGACATCGCCCGCAAGGGCATCGCGGCGCGGCTCCTCGAACGCATCACGGAAGTCTTCATCAAGCTGGGCGCCCGCATGATCATGGTGGACACCGACGCCGAGAACGAGGCCGCCCTGGGCTTCTTCCGGAAGCAGGGCTTCGGCCAGGAGACGCCCCACGTCTTCCTGTCCCGCAACCTCACCTACGACCCGGACTACATCCGCCACCGCGACGGCCCTCCCCCGAAGCGCCGCAAGCCGGCCCCGGCGAGCAGGCCGAACTACGCGCCAGGCAAAGGGTAG